GGCAGGGGTTGCCGTGGGAGGCGCGCGCCGGGCGGGCGGGCGCCGTCGGATGCGGTCGGACGCCCCTTCGGCGGCCCGGTCTGCGGGCGGGGGTCGCCCGCCCGCGGGCAGCGCCGGGCCCCGGTGCGGCCTCGGGTGAATGCGAATCGGACCCGCAGGAGCGTGCCTGCGGGTCCGATCGGTGAGCTACGCGGTGCCGGGGCACCTGATCCGGGAGGATCAGGCGGCGTCGGCGGCGGCCCGGGGGGCGTTGACGTCGGTCGGCAGCGCCTTCTGGGCCACCTCGACGAGCGACGCGAAGACGGCCGGGTCGTTGACGGCCAGGTCGGCCAGCATCTTGCGGTCGATCTCGACGTTGGCAGCCTTCAGACCCTGCACGAAGCGGTTGTAGGTGATGCCGTTGGCACGAGCCGCAGCGTTGATGCGCTGGATCCAGAGCTGACGGAAGTCGCCCTTGCGCTTCTTGCGGTCGTTGTAGTTGTAAACGAGCGAGTGGGTGACCTGCTCCTTGGCCTTGCGGTACAGGCGCGACCGCTGGCCGCGGTAACCGCTGGCCCGCTCGAGGATGACCCGGCGCTTCTTGTGGGCGTTTACTGCCCGCTTGACGCGTGCCACTTCATTACTCCTTGGGTTGGACCACGGACTACTTCACGTGGTCCGTCATTCGAATGGGTCGGGAAGGATCAGCCGGTCCCACGGCGTGGCCGTGGGAAGGGGATCACTTGCCGAGAAGCTTCTTGACCTTCTTGACATCGGCCGGAGCCACCACGACCGTCCCGGCGAGCTTGCGGGTCAGGGTCGAGGGCTTGTGCTCGAGCAGGTGGCGACGGCCGGCACGCTCGCGCAGCACCTTCCCGGAGCCGCTGATCTTGAAGCGCTTGCTGGCGCCGCTGTGCGTCTTTTGCTTCGGCATGTCGCCGTCTCTCCTCGTCGGTCCCGTTCCTGCCCGCGCGGTGGTGCCGCGCGGGCAGGGACTGGATTGATCTGTGGTGGCCGGGCGGGTGCCCCGCCACCTTGGTGACCGGTCCTCCCGGACGGTCCCGAGCCCTGGGGCTCAGGCGTCCTGGGAGACCTCGGTCGGCTGCTCGACCTCGGCGTCGGTCTCGTCCGCGTCCTCGGCGTCGTCGGCCTCGTCGGCCTCCGCCTCGGCTGCGGCGTTCTCGGCCTCAAGCGCTGCGTCGTCGTCCGCGGCGGCGTCGGGGCCGGTGTTGCGGCCCTGACGCTCGGCCTTACGGGCGTCCGCGATCGCGCGGGCCTCGGCCATCGCCTCGGTCTTCTTCTTGTGCGGGCCAAGCACCATGATCATGTTACGGCCGTCCTGCTTGGCCGAGGACTCCACGAAGCCCAGGTCCTGGACGTCGTTCGCCAGCCGCTGCAGCAGTCGGAAGCCCAGCTCGGGGCGCGACTGCTCACGACCGCGGAACATGATCGTGATCTTGACCTTGTCGCCCTGCTTGAGGAACCGAACGACGTGACCCTTCTTGGTGTCATAGTCGTGCGGGTCGATCTTCGGCCGGAGCTTCATCTCCTTGATGACCGTGTGCGCCTGGTTCTTGCGCGCCTCACGGGCCTTCATGGCCGACTCGTACTTGAACTTGCCGTAGTCCATGAGCTTGCACACCGGCGGCCGGGCGGTCGCCGCGACCTCGACGAGGTCGAGGTCGTACTCCTGCGCAAGCTCCAGCGCCTTGGCAAGCGGCACGATGCCGACCTGCTCGCCGCTGGGACCGACGAGTCGCACCTCGGGGACGCGAATCCGGTCGTTGATGCGGGGCTCGGTGCTGATGGGGCCTCCTCGGTTGCACCTTTTCCGATGCGGCCGTCGGACGGCGGTCGCACGTAGTGAACTCGACCACTGGGCGGGGCTTCATTCGTGCTGCGCTGCCCACTTGCTGGTTGGCTGCACGCACCGCGACACGAAAAAAGCCCCGCTCGGTGCAAGCGGGGCTCCACACATCCGGGGGCGACGCCCTGGTGAGGGACGCTGCTGGCGACTGTGCGCCTTGCGGCGTACGTCGCGGACCGGGACCCGTCGACCGCGAGGCCGATCAGGTGGGAGACTTTCGCGGTTGCCCTCTCGGGCCTCCTGGGTGGAGCCTCCACTTGCTGGCCGGGGACCCTCGCGGGTTCCTGGCCGGTCAGTCTCGAAGCATACAGCGTTTGCCCGGTCATGGGTATTCCGCCCTCCCCCGGCAGCCCGCACGCGCCGCGCCGGGCCTCCTCCTGGTCCGCCCCGGGGCACCCGCCGGGCGCCACCCCGGCCCGCGCGAGTCCCGCGCGGCCCCTTGTACGCTCCCTGGTGTACGTACACCGGCACGACGGAGTGAGTCCCCCTTGAGCAGCGAGCCCACCGACACCAACGCCTCCGAGGACGAAGGGGCGATCGGCTTCGACGACCTCACCCGTGACATCGCCGAGGTCCCGGCGGTCGAGGTGATCACCACCGTGGCGGTGCACCTGATGAGCGCGGCCGCCGTGAAGTGCGGTCTCGCCGAGGGCGGCGCCGCGGACAAGGACCTCGACGAGGCCCGCAAGCTGATCACCGCGCTGGCCGGCCTGGTGACGGCGGGCGCCCCCGAGATCAGCAACTTCCATGCCGCGCCGCTGCGGGACGGCCTGCGCTCGCTCCAGCTGGCCTTCCGCGAGGCCTCCCTGGTGCCGGACGCCCCGGGCGCCGGCCCCGGCGAGAAGTTCACCGGGCCCGTCTACTCCTGAGCGACGCCCGGCCCGGACGCCCCGATGCCCCCGAGCGGTTCGCTCGGGGGCATCGGCACGTCCGGGAGCGTTCCACGCCGGGTGGCGGCACCGGGTCGTCGGCCGGCCGGCGCCGGCCGGGCCGCTCAGCGCCGGTAGAGGGGCTCCTGCGGCAGCTCCGCGCGCAGCAGCGCCAGCTCCAGCCCGCGGTCCAGGCGCACCCGCAGCACCGGGTCGCCGACCAGCGCCGCGACCAGCCGGTCGACCGTGCCGCGCAGCTCGCCCTCGGCGGTGTCCGGGGCGAGCACCAGCGCCAGCGTCCCGTCCCCCTCCCCGCCCGCGCCCAGATACCCGGCGTCCACCGCCGGCTCCGCCGCCAGCACCCGGCGCACGGCCTCGCGCACCTCCGGGTCGGCCGGCGGCGGCAGGTACTCCCGGTTCTCCGCCACGGCCCGCATCCGGGCACCTGACAGCCGGTACGTCACCGGACCCGCCGGATCGATCAGCAGGGTGTCCGCCCGCTCCGCGTACGCCGCCAGGACGGCCTGCGGCGCCGCCACCGGCGCCGGCCGGGCGTCCGCGCGCCAGCGGGCCAGGGCCTCCAACGAGGTGAAGGCCGGCAGCGCCCGCCGGCCGTCGGCGGCCTCGATGACGGGGACGGCCATGTCGCTGGTCTTCTCGTGCCGCAGGCCGCGCTCGTCGGTCTCCACCTCGCCCAGCAGGGCCACGATCGGGACCATCAGACGGCTGGGCCTCAGCGCGGCCAGCACCTCCCGGTCGGCGAACGGGTCCGGCCGCTCCGCGGACGCGCCCCGCGACCAGCGGTCGAGCGCCCGGCTGAGGGCGGGGTCGGCGGTGCCGTCGTCGTCGGCGAAACCTGGGTTCGGAATGTTCTTGCGGTCCACCCGGCGAGCCTATGCCACGACCCGGTCGGCTCTCTCAGCATGCGTTCACGGCGAACTCATGCTTCCCCCAGCCGCGAGCGCCACCATGGAGACATGAGCCCCCGACACCGCGCCCGCCGGCGACGGCACCGACCGCTGCGGACCGGCCTGTTCACGCTGCTGGCGGCGGTCGCCACCGCGGTCGCGCTGTCGCTCGGGACGGGCGGCGGGCAACTGGTGGCCCGCCCGGCCGCCACCGCCCCCATCGGGGACAGCGGCAGTCCGTCCGCGACGGCCGCCGCCCTGCCCGAGGCGAGCGCCCGGGCCGCCCGGACGGTCGGGGAGGCGGTGGCCGACGCCGGGGCCGACGCGGAGGGCGCGGTGGCGGTGTCGGTACTGGACCTCGACTCCGGCGTCACCGCCGGCTCGCAGCTGCCCGGGCCGGACGGCGCCACTCCCGGGGCCGACGCGGACGACGACGGGACGAGCGGCGCCGGCGGCCACGCCTTCGTCACCGCCAGCATCGTGAAGGCGGACATCCTGGCGGCCCTGCTCCGGCAGACCGACACCGCTCTCCCGGCCGCGCAGCGGACCCTGGCCGAGTCGATGATCGAGCAGAGCGACAACGACGCCGCCAGCGAGCTCTACCAGGCGATCGGCGGGGCGGACGGGCTCGACGAGGCCAACCGGGCCTTCGGCCTGACCCGGACGACGGCCGGCCGCGACGGCTACTGGGGCCTGACCACCACCACGACCGAGGACCAGCTCCGGCTGCTCCGGGTGATCTTCACCGCGGACTCGCCGCTCGACGCCGACGACCGCGGCTACCTGCAGGACCTGATGAGCCTGATAGCGGACGGCCAGGACTGGGGCGTCTCCGCCGCGGCCGACCCGGACGGCGCGGCGAAGCTCAAGAACGGCTGGCTGTCCCGCAGCACCGACGGCCTCTGGGCGGTCAACAGCATCGGCCTGGTCACCCGCGACGGGCGCGACCTGCTGGTGGCCGTGCTCTCGGACGGGAACAGCACCGAGGAGAGCGGCATCGCCCTGGTCGAGTCGGTGGCCGTGGCGGCGGTGGAAGCACTGGTCCCAGGCGGCGCGGATTGACCGCCCCACGGCCCTACCCACCGGTAGGCCCGGTGTGGCAGTCTGCGGCCATGGCCAAGCCCGAAGCCCCCGCCCGTACCGCCGCGCCCGCGAGCCCGGGGCCGACCCGGCCGTCACCCGCCGCCGACCGCGCCCGCTACGACCGGGCCACCGCGCACCTGGACGCCCCCGTCGCGATCGTCGACCTGGCCGCCTTCGACGCCAACGCCGACGACCTGGTGCGCCGGGCGGCCGGCAAGCCCGTCCGGGTGGCCAGCAAGTCGGTGCGCTGCCGGGCACTGCTGGAGCGGGTCCTGACCCGGGACGGCTTCGCCGGGATCATGAGCTTCACGCTGGAGGAGTCGCTCTGGCTGGCCCGCGCCGGCTTCGACGACATCCTGCTCGCCTACCCGTCCGCCGACCGGGCCGGCTACGCCGAACTGACCGCCGACGCCGCACTCGCCGGCGCGGTGACCGTCCTGGTGGACGACCCGGCCCAGCTCGACCTGATCGACCGGTCCCGCGGTGGCAACCAGGAGGTCCGGGTCTGCCTGGAGCTGGACACCTCGCTGGAACTCCTCGGCGGCAAGGTCCGGGTCGGCGCCCGGCGATCGCCGCTGCGCACTCCCGACGAGCTGGGCGCGCTCGCCGAACTGGTGCAGCGGCGCCCGGGGTTCCGGGTGGTCGGCCTGATGGCCTACGAGGGGCACATCGCGGGTGTCGGCGACAGCGTCGCGGGGCGTCCGCTGCGCTCGCGGATGATCCGGCTGATGCAGGCCAAGGCGCGCACCGAACTGGCCACGCGCCGGGCCGCGGTGGTACGCCGGCTGCGGGAGGTCGCGGACCTGGAGTTCGTCAACGGGGGCGGGACGGGCAGTGTCGAGTCCACCGTCGCCGAGCGGGCGGTGACCGAGGTGGCGGCCGGGTCCGGCCTGTACGTGCCGCGACTGTTCGACAACTACCGCGCGTTCCAGGGCCGGCCGGCCGCACTGTTCGCCCAGCCGGTGGTGCGCCGCCCCGGCCTGGGGGTGGTGACGGTGCTCGGCGGCGGCTACCCCGCCTCCGGCCCCGCGGGCGCGGACCGCTCCCCCGTCCCGTACCTGCCCACCGGGCTGTCCTACGACCCGATGGAGGGCGCGGGCGAGGTGCAGACACCGCTGCTCGGCGCGGCGGCCGACGACCTGCTGATCGGCGACCGGGTGTGGTTCCGGCACGCCAAGGCGGGCGAGTTGTGCGAGCGGTTCGCCGAGCTGCACCTGATCGAGGGTGACCAGGTGGTGCGCAGCGTGCCGACCTACCGGGGCGAGGGGAAGACCTTCCTCTGACCCACCGGCCCCGCGCGGCGCCGTTGCTCCACCGTGGTGCGGGTGCGCCCCGGCGAGGGGACGGGGGCTGTCGTGGAGGCGGAGACCGGGGCGTCGGGGACGTCGGTGGCGACGACGCCGATGTGGCCGGCTTCCCGGTGGACGGCTGTACCACGGGGCCGCCGGACAATCTGAATTCGCCCTCAGACGGCCCTTAAGAGGACCTCAAGCGGGAACCGCGCGGACGCCGTACCGGCGGGCCGCCGCCCGACCCCGCCCGCACCCGGCGCCGGCCGCCGGGCCGCCGGGCGGCTGCCTCGCCCGCCTCGGCCCGAGGATCGACGGAATCGACAACTCCGTTCCCCAGCAGGCGTGTTGCTGGACCGACCGGCAGCCCATCGGGCCACGCCGACCCAGCCCCCCGGCGCGGACCGCCGCCCGCCGTACGGCCCGACCCGGCCCGGCGGCCTGCTGCCGCCAGCGGCGACCAACCGTCAGAAACTGTCCAGCGCCGGGCTATTGCCACCTGGTCCAGACCAATCATACGCTCGGGCCGAGGTCGCGACCTCGGGCAGACGTGCCCGTCCCCCACATCGTTCGACCCCGAAGCACCGTCAAGGAGTCCCCATGTCGCTCCACCGCAGAGCCCTCGCGCTCGGCGTCGTCGGATCCACCGTGCTGCTCACCGCCCTCACCTCGGCCGGCACCGCCGGCGCGCACGGCTCGATGTCCAACCCGGTCAGCCGAGTGGCGGCCTGTTTCGCCGAAGGCCCCGAGCACCCCCAGTCCCAGGTGTGCAAGGACCTCGTCGCACAGAGCGGCACCCAGCCGCTCTACGACTGGAACGAGGTCAACATCGCCAACGCCAACGGCCAGCACCAGGCGCTCATCCCGGACGGCAAGCTCTGCTCGGCCAACCGCGACAAGTACAAGGCCCTCGACATGGCCCGCACCGACTGGCCGGCCACCGCCGTCGCGGCGGGGCCGTACAACTTCAAGTTCCGGGTCACCGCCGCGCACATCGGCCTGATGACCGTCTACATCACCAAGGCCGGCTACGACCCGACCAAGCCGCTGAAGTGGTCCGACCTCGACCCGACCCCGGTCGCGCAGACCCAGGTGACCCGGACCGCGACCGACGGCTTCTACAACTTCACCGGCAACCTGCCGCAGCGCACCGGCCGCCAGCTGCTCTACATGACCTGGCAGCGCAGCGACAGCCCCGAGGCGTTCTACAGCTGCTCGGACGTGGACTTCCCCTCCGCGCAGCCGAAGCTGGCCGCCGCCCCGGCCGCCCCGTCGGACCAGCAGATCGCCGCGGCCGCGGCGAAGTCCACCGTCGACCACTACGGCCACGGCGGCGACACCGCGCCGGACGCGCCCGCCGTCCAGGCTCAGGCCGCCGCCGTCGGCGGCACCTCCCAGGCCGGCCCGCTGATGCTGGCCGGCGCCGTCGCGGTCGGCGCCGGCTGGGGTGCGCTGGTGCTGCGCCGCCGCCGCGCCGACGCGGCCCGCGCCTCGGCCTGACCGCCGGCCTTCGGGCACCGGCCGCACAGCGCCGACGGCGGACGCCGGACGGCCGGCCCGCTCCCGTACTTCGGGGAGCGGGCCGGCCGTTCTGCCGTTCGCACGGCCCGGGCGGTGTGTCGGGCCGCGATGTGTCGGGCGCGGTGCGTCAGGTGGTGGTGCCGTCGCCGGCGCCGCCCGGCAGGGCCTTGCCGGTGTACTCCGCGACGCCCTTCACGATGGTGTCCATCAGGGCCAGGTCCGGCGCCTTGGGGTCGACGTCGAAGCCGAGGTGCAGGGCGGTCAGGGCCTTGCCGTCCGCGGTGGGGAAGACCACCGTCTCGACGTACCCGTCGCTGCCCTTGGCCGCCTTCACCTTCCAGCGGACGAGGTAGCCGTCGCGGCCGGCCACCTTCACCGCCTCCGACTTCAGCTCCTCGTGGGACGGGCTGTCCCCGTAGGACTCCTGGGCCGCCTTGGCGATGTCGGCCTTGGCCGCCGCCTGTGCGTCGGTGCCCTCGATCCGGCTGGTGACCGCGCCGCCGAGCGAGCAGGTGTCGCTGTCGGTGCCGGCGCAGGTGTAGGAGCCGATGGTCAGCCCGGCGTAGCCGCCGGCGACGGTGCCGCCTTCCCAGCCGGACGGGATCGGCAGGGTGATCCGGTTGACCAGGTCGGCGGCCGTCCCGGCGGAGGCGCCGTCGTCGGAACCGTTGCCGCCGCCTCGACCGCCGTTCTGGCCCTGGCCGTTCTGCCCCGGCAGGTTGGGGACGCCCTGGCCGTTCCCGCCCTGGCCGTTCTGCCCCGGGATGTTGGGGACGCCCTGGCCGTTGCGCCCGTTCTGGCCCGGCACGCCGCCGCGGGGGCCGTTCTCCCCGTTGAAGAGGAAGTTCTTGCCGTCGCGGTGGGCCGCGCGGGTCTCCGAATGGCCGCCCACCGCGAGGAAGGTGACCCCGGAGCCGACCGCCAGACCCAGCAGCGCCGCGACGGACGCCGCCACGACGACCGCCCGGGACGGCTTGCGGAAGCCCTTCCGGCCGCTCGGGGCCGCCCCGCCCGGCACCGCCCCGATCGGCGGCGGGAGCTCGGGGTAGCGGACGGAGGCACCGTTCTGCAGCACCTCGCCCTCCAGCACCCGGGGCTCCTCCTCGGCACCGGCGGCCGGCGCGTCCGGGGATCCGGTCGGGTCGGAGGCGGCCGGCGCGTCCGGGGATCCGGTCGGGTCGGAGGCGGCCGGCGCGTCCGGGGCACCGGGGGCGTCCGGGCCGGCGGGTGTGTCCGAGGCCGGGTCGGCCTCCGCGGGCGCGGGCGCGGGCGCGTCCGAGGGCACCGGGCGGGTGCCGGCGGTCCAGGCCTTGCCGTCCCACCAGCGCTGCGGCCGGGGGTCACTGGTGGTGTCCTGGGGATCCGGGTACCACCCGGCGGGAATCGTCTCGCTCACGTCGAAGAATCTAAACGGCGGCGGATAAACGCGATATCAGCAGAACGGCCTATTCGCCGGTTCTGGATGAGATTACGGTGAGAACCCGCGCCGGGGCCCGCTCAGAGCCCTTTCCGGCCCTGCGGTCAGCCGATTCCCGGGCGCCGGAGCGGGGCGCCGCGGGCACCGGAGACCCCGCCGTCCACCGGGAATTCGCTCGCCGTGACGAACGAGGAGTCGTCACTCGCCAGGAAGGCGACGGCGGCCGCGATCTCCTCCGGTGCCGCGAAGCGGCCGAGCGGGACGTGCGGCAGCCGGCGGGCCGCCTCGTCCAGGTCCTCGGCGGACGGCTCCTGCAGCTGCGGGCTGCCGACCGGGCCCGGCAGGAGCGCGTTCACCCGGATCCCCTCGCGGGCGAACCGCACCCCCAGCTCGCGCGACAGCGCCACCACCCCGCCCTGGGCCGCGACCGCCGAGACCGCCGGGCCCTCGGCGCCCGGGAGGGCTCCGAACCCGGCGGCGTTGATGATGGATCCGCGCCCGTGCCGGCGCATGTAGGGCAGTACGGCCCGGCAGCAGAGGAACACCGAGGTGAGGTCGGCCTCCTGCACCCGGCGCCAGGCGTCCAGGTCGGTGGTGAGGATCGAGCCGTCCCCGGGCGGCCGGCCCCCGGCGTTGTGGAAGGCCACGTCGATGCCGCCGAAGGTCTCGTAGGCCTCGTCGAAGAGCGCCTCGACCATGGCCGGGTCGGTGACGTCGGTGTGCACGAAGAGCCCGCCGACCTGTCGCGCCGCGGCCGCGCCGGCCCGCTCGTCGAGATCCGCGCAGACCACCTCGGCCCCCTCGGCGGCGAGCCGGCGGGCGGCCGCGAGACCGATCCCGCCGCCCGCGCCGGTGACCACCGCCGTCCGTCCGACCAGGCGGCGGCAGACCGGGGTGTCGGACATCGGGGCTCCTGCTCCTCGGTGCGGCGCGGGTCTCAGCGAACCGTACGGCCTGCCGACGGCCCGCCCGGGGAGGGCGGGCGGCCTTGGCGCGCCGCGCGGCGTGGTTGAGGAGATACCGAGGGTGGCTGGTGGAGAATTCCCGCCATGGATCGCAGGCCTTTCATCGGCGTCAGCACCTACCTGGTCGACGTGAGCTGGAGCAACTGGCGGAGCCGACGGGTCGCCCTGGTGCCCGAGCGCTACACGGCGTTCGTCCGGGACGCGGGCGGTGTGGCGGTGCTGCTGCCACCGGACGCGCCGGAGCGCGCGCCGGAGGTGCTCGCCCGGCTGGACGCGCTGGTCATCTCCGGCGGCCCCGACATGGACCCGGCGTACTACGGACAGTCGCCGCACCCGCTCACCGAGGCGGACGCCCCCGAACGGGACCACTGGGAGACCGCCCTCGTCCGGGCCGCGCTGGCCTCCGGGCTGCCGCTGCTCGGCATCTGCCGGGGCATGCAGCTGCTCAACGTGGTGTGCGGCGGCTCGCTGCTGCAGCACCTGCCGGACGTGGTCGACCCCGACGTGCACGCGGGTTCGCCCGGCGCGTACGGCGCCCATCCGGTCCGGCCGGTGCCGGGCACCCTGCTCGGCGACCTCTTCCCCGAGACCGAGCTGACCGTGCCGACCTTCCACCACCAGGCCGTGGACCGGCTGGGCGAGGGGCTGCGGGTCGGCGCGCTGGCCCCCGACGGGACGATCGAGGCGATCGAGGGGCCGGGCTTCACCCTCGGCGTGCAGTGGCACCCGGAGCAGGGCGACGACCTGCGGGTGATGCAGGCGCTGGTCCGGGCCGCGACGGCCGCCCGGACGATGCCGCTGGAACCGCTGGACCTGCTGGGCTCCGCGGCCGAGGCGGTCGCCACGGCCGCCGCGGCATCGGGCGCGGCGACGGGCGCGGTGGCTCCGGTCCGGGTGGGCGGCTGACCGCTCCCCCGACTTGACCGGGCCCGACCTGACCGGGCCCGACCTGACCGGCCCGGGCCTGACCGGGGGCCAACCCTTCCCTGCCCCGGCCGCCCGGCCGGACCTGGCCGGGCGGCCGGGCGGCCGGGCGGGTCAGGTCACCGGCAGGCCGGCCAGGGCAGCCACCACGCCCAGCCCACCGGCGGCCAGCAGGGCCCCGACGGCACCGCCACGGGCCACCGTCAGCCGGAGCAGCACGACCGCCAGCACAGCCCACTGCCAACCGTGCGCCAGCGAGGCGGCGAGCGGCAGGGCCGAACCGGCGATCGCACCGACCACGGCCGGACCGGCGCCGGTGAGGAAGTCCTGCACCCGCCGGTCCGCCCGGAGCCGGCCGAAGTGGCGCGCACCGAGAATCACGAACAGGAACGAGGGCCCGAACGCCACCGCCGCCGCGAGCAGCCCGCCGAAGGTCCCGGCCGCCGCGTACCCGACGGCCGAAACGGTGTGCACGACCGGCCCGGGAGTGACCTGACCCAGGGCCACGGCGTTGAGGAACTGACCGTCCGTCATCCAGTGGTAGCGGTGCACCGCGTCGTCCCGCATCAACGGGATGATCACGAAACCGCCCCCGTACGAGAGCGCGCCGACCTTGAACGCCACCCACGCCAGCGCGCCGAGGCCGCCGAGGCCGCCCAGCGCGGGCACCGCCGTCAGCAGCGGGAGCGCGCCCCGACGGCGGCCACCGCCGCCGGGGGCCGGGCCGCCGGCCTCCCCCGCGTCGTCCGGTCCGACCCCTTCGGCGCCGTCCCGGGCGGTCCCGGCCGGCGGTCCGGGCAGGGGCGCGCGCCGGCCGCGGGAGCGGGCCGCGACCTCGGCCAGGCCCGCCGCCAGCAGGACCAGCACCAGCCAGGGCCCGGTGAGGACGGCCGCACCGGCGCCCGCCAGCGCGTACCCGTACCAGCGCGCCCGCCCGCCGCGCACGTGGCCCGTGCCACCGGCCGCGGCACCGACCGCGGCCGCCCGCCCGCGGCTGCCCGGCACCAGGGCGGCGGCGGCCTGCACCGCGACGGCGGGCACCGCCGCGCCCGCGCCGGCCGCGGCGCCCAGCACCCAGAGCGGCGGGTGGCCGGCCAGGAACAGCGCGGAGAGCGCCAGGATCAGCACCAGA
The sequence above is a segment of the Kitasatospora sp. NBC_00240 genome. Coding sequences within it:
- the rplT gene encoding 50S ribosomal protein L20 — encoded protein: MARVKRAVNAHKKRRVILERASGYRGQRSRLYRKAKEQVTHSLVYNYNDRKKRKGDFRQLWIQRINAAARANGITYNRFVQGLKAANVEIDRKMLADLAVNDPAVFASLVEVAQKALPTDVNAPRAAADAA
- the rpmI gene encoding 50S ribosomal protein L35 → MPKQKTHSGASKRFKISGSGKVLRERAGRRHLLEHKPSTLTRKLAGTVVVAPADVKKVKKLLGK
- the infC gene encoding translation initiation factor IF-3 — its product is MSTEPRINDRIRVPEVRLVGPSGEQVGIVPLAKALELAQEYDLDLVEVAATARPPVCKLMDYGKFKYESAMKAREARKNQAHTVIKEMKLRPKIDPHDYDTKKGHVVRFLKQGDKVKITIMFRGREQSRPELGFRLLQRLANDVQDLGFVESSAKQDGRNMIMVLGPHKKKTEAMAEARAIADARKAERQGRNTGPDAAADDDAALEAENAAAEAEADEADDAEDADETDAEVEQPTEVSQDA
- a CDS encoding DUF1844 domain-containing protein, coding for MSSEPTDTNASEDEGAIGFDDLTRDIAEVPAVEVITTVAVHLMSAAAVKCGLAEGGAADKDLDEARKLITALAGLVTAGAPEISNFHAAPLRDGLRSLQLAFREASLVPDAPGAGPGEKFTGPVYS
- a CDS encoding SseB family protein; its protein translation is MDRKNIPNPGFADDDGTADPALSRALDRWSRGASAERPDPFADREVLAALRPSRLMVPIVALLGEVETDERGLRHEKTSDMAVPVIEAADGRRALPAFTSLEALARWRADARPAPVAAPQAVLAAYAERADTLLIDPAGPVTYRLSGARMRAVAENREYLPPPADPEVREAVRRVLAAEPAVDAGYLGAGGEGDGTLALVLAPDTAEGELRGTVDRLVAALVGDPVLRVRLDRGLELALLRAELPQEPLYRR
- a CDS encoding serine hydrolase, whose product is MSPRHRARRRRHRPLRTGLFTLLAAVATAVALSLGTGGGQLVARPAATAPIGDSGSPSATAAALPEASARAARTVGEAVADAGADAEGAVAVSVLDLDSGVTAGSQLPGPDGATPGADADDDGTSGAGGHAFVTASIVKADILAALLRQTDTALPAAQRTLAESMIEQSDNDAASELYQAIGGADGLDEANRAFGLTRTTAGRDGYWGLTTTTTEDQLRLLRVIFTADSPLDADDRGYLQDLMSLIADGQDWGVSAAADPDGAAKLKNGWLSRSTDGLWAVNSIGLVTRDGRDLLVAVLSDGNSTEESGIALVESVAVAAVEALVPGGAD
- a CDS encoding amino acid deaminase/aldolase → MAKPEAPARTAAPASPGPTRPSPAADRARYDRATAHLDAPVAIVDLAAFDANADDLVRRAAGKPVRVASKSVRCRALLERVLTRDGFAGIMSFTLEESLWLARAGFDDILLAYPSADRAGYAELTADAALAGAVTVLVDDPAQLDLIDRSRGGNQEVRVCLELDTSLELLGGKVRVGARRSPLRTPDELGALAELVQRRPGFRVVGLMAYEGHIAGVGDSVAGRPLRSRMIRLMQAKARTELATRRAAVVRRLREVADLEFVNGGGTGSVESTVAERAVTEVAAGSGLYVPRLFDNYRAFQGRPAALFAQPVVRRPGLGVVTVLGGGYPASGPAGADRSPVPYLPTGLSYDPMEGAGEVQTPLLGAAADDLLIGDRVWFRHAKAGELCERFAELHLIEGDQVVRSVPTYRGEGKTFL
- a CDS encoding lytic polysaccharide monooxygenase; translated protein: MSLHRRALALGVVGSTVLLTALTSAGTAGAHGSMSNPVSRVAACFAEGPEHPQSQVCKDLVAQSGTQPLYDWNEVNIANANGQHQALIPDGKLCSANRDKYKALDMARTDWPATAVAAGPYNFKFRVTAAHIGLMTVYITKAGYDPTKPLKWSDLDPTPVAQTQVTRTATDGFYNFTGNLPQRTGRQLLYMTWQRSDSPEAFYSCSDVDFPSAQPKLAAAPAAPSDQQIAAAAAKSTVDHYGHGGDTAPDAPAVQAQAAAVGGTSQAGPLMLAGAVAVGAGWGALVLRRRRADAARASA
- a CDS encoding DUF2510 domain-containing protein yields the protein MSETIPAGWYPDPQDTTSDPRPQRWWDGKAWTAGTRPVPSDAPAPAPAEADPASDTPAGPDAPGAPDAPAASDPTGSPDAPAASDPTGSPDAPAAGAEEEPRVLEGEVLQNGASVRYPELPPPIGAVPGGAAPSGRKGFRKPSRAVVVAASVAALLGLAVGSGVTFLAVGGHSETRAAHRDGKNFLFNGENGPRGGVPGQNGRNGQGVPNIPGQNGQGGNGQGVPNLPGQNGQGQNGGRGGGNGSDDGASAGTAADLVNRITLPIPSGWEGGTVAGGYAGLTIGSYTCAGTDSDTCSLGGAVTSRIEGTDAQAAAKADIAKAAQESYGDSPSHEELKSEAVKVAGRDGYLVRWKVKAAKGSDGYVETVVFPTADGKALTALHLGFDVDPKAPDLALMDTIVKGVAEYTGKALPGGAGDGTTT
- a CDS encoding SDR family oxidoreductase produces the protein MSDTPVCRRLVGRTAVVTGAGGGIGLAAARRLAAEGAEVVCADLDERAGAAAARQVGGLFVHTDVTDPAMVEALFDEAYETFGGIDVAFHNAGGRPPGDGSILTTDLDAWRRVQEADLTSVFLCCRAVLPYMRRHGRGSIINAAGFGALPGAEGPAVSAVAAQGGVVALSRELGVRFAREGIRVNALLPGPVGSPQLQEPSAEDLDEAARRLPHVPLGRFAAPEEIAAAVAFLASDDSSFVTASEFPVDGGVSGARGAPLRRPGIG
- a CDS encoding gamma-glutamyl-gamma-aminobutyrate hydrolase family protein; the protein is MDRRPFIGVSTYLVDVSWSNWRSRRVALVPERYTAFVRDAGGVAVLLPPDAPERAPEVLARLDALVISGGPDMDPAYYGQSPHPLTEADAPERDHWETALVRAALASGLPLLGICRGMQLLNVVCGGSLLQHLPDVVDPDVHAGSPGAYGAHPVRPVPGTLLGDLFPETELTVPTFHHQAVDRLGEGLRVGALAPDGTIEAIEGPGFTLGVQWHPEQGDDLRVMQALVRAATAARTMPLEPLDLLGSAAEAVATAAAASGAATGAVAPVRVGG
- a CDS encoding chromate transporter yields the protein MEHGDQVRLRTIAREWGRIGLAGFGGPPAHILLLRRLCVERRGWLSPAEFEDGIATTNLLPGPASTQLAIFTAWRLRGTAGALVGGICFIAPGLVLILALSALFLAGHPPLWVLGAAAGAGAAVPAVAVQAAAALVPGSRGRAAAVGAAAGGTGHVRGGRARWYGYALAGAGAAVLTGPWLVLVLLAAGLAEVAARSRGRRAPLPGPPAGTARDGAEGVGPDDAGEAGGPAPGGGGRRRGALPLLTAVPALGGLGGLGALAWVAFKVGALSYGGGFVIIPLMRDDAVHRYHWMTDGQFLNAVALGQVTPGPVVHTVSAVGYAAAGTFGGLLAAAVAFGPSFLFVILGARHFGRLRADRRVQDFLTGAGPAVVGAIAGSALPLAASLAHGWQWAVLAVVLLRLTVARGGAVGALLAAGGLGVVAALAGLPVT